The sequence CAAGCGTCGCGGGCACCGTCAAACGGCGCTTGGAATCCAGAGTAACGATCATGGTGGGATTATCCCACCATTAGTCATGGAGGTCAAAGCTTTGAATGAGTCAAAGAATTGATCTATTCTGTCGACGTGGCCCCTGACCCGGCTGACCTCCTTCGTCAACGTGGTATTCAGGTCACGGCTCAGCGATTGGCTGTCCTGCGGGCGGTGGCGGGCCAGCCCCACATCACCGCGGACGGCGTGGCCGGGGTCGTCAGGGTCGAGATCGGTGCCATCTCGCTCCAGTCCGTGTACGACGCCCTCGGCGTGCTGGTCGCCGAAGGCCTCATCCGGCGCATTCAGCCCGCCGGGTCACCGGCTCGCTTCGAGGATCGGATCGGCGACAACCACCACCATCTGATCTGCCGAATCTGCGGCCGTGTGGTTGACATCGACTGCGCGGTCGGCCCCGCCCCCTGTCTCACGGCGGTCGACGACAAGGGCTATGAAATCGACGAGGCCGAGGTCGCCTACTGGGGGCGCTGTCCGGATTGCCTAGCCCAGACCCGAACGCCCTCCCGCTCCGACCCATCGACACGCCGACGCCCGCGGAGGAGCGCACGCACCGAGGGCCCGACGATCGCGTCAACGGACCATGAAGAGAATCCCGCGGACTGACAACCGGGCTTCACTCCATCACAGTAGAGGTCAACGTGAACATGGACAACGAAAAGAAGTGCCCGTTCTCGGGCAAAGCGCACAGCGGCACGTCGAGCCGGGACTGGTGGCCGAATCAGTTGAACCTGAAGGTCCTCCAC is a genomic window of Luteitalea sp. containing:
- a CDS encoding transcriptional repressor — its product is MAPDPADLLRQRGIQVTAQRLAVLRAVAGQPHITADGVAGVVRVEIGAISLQSVYDALGVLVAEGLIRRIQPAGSPARFEDRIGDNHHHLICRICGRVVDIDCAVGPAPCLTAVDDKGYEIDEAEVAYWGRCPDCLAQTRTPSRSDPSTRRRPRRSARTEGPTIASTDHEENPAD